The following proteins are co-located in the Streptococcus downei MFe28 genome:
- a CDS encoding DivIVA domain-containing protein — MALSANDVAQKVFQMSFRGYKQDEVDDFLDIIEHELDERDREIHELRSRVRALEKKDDDFLL; from the coding sequence TTGGCCTTGAGCGCTAACGATGTTGCCCAAAAAGTTTTCCAGATGAGTTTTCGTGGTTACAAGCAAGATGAAGTGGATGACTTTTTAGACATCATCGAACATGAATTGGACGAGAGAGATCGGGAAATTCATGAGCTTCGGTCAAGAGTCAGAGCATTGGAAAAGAAAGACGACGATTTTCTTCTTTAG
- the ileS gene encoding isoleucine--tRNA ligase: MKLKETLNLGKTAFPMRAGLPNKEPKWQAAWEEADIYGKRQELNAKKPAFFLHDGPPYANGNIHVGHALNKISKDIIIRSKSMMGYRAPYNPGWDTHGLPIEQVLAKKGVKRKEIPRADYLEMCKEYALSQVDKQREDFKRLGVSADWENPYVTLTHDYEAAQIRVFGAMADKGYIYRGAKPVYWSWSSESALAEAEIEYHNLVSTSLYYANKVKDGKSILDNDTYIVVWTTTPFTITASRGLTVGADFSYVSVQVAGDDRKFVVAEELLDDLAGRFGWSDFKVLERYSGSQLEYITTEHPWDSQVEEVVMVGDHVTLDSGTGIVHTAPGFGEDDYNVSLKYGLEISVTVDSRGIMTEEAGPDFQGQFYDKVLPTVLEKLGNLLLAKEEITHSYPFDWRTKKPIIWRAVPQWFASVSKFRQEILDEIEKVDFFPSWGKTRLYNMIRDRGDWVISRQRAWGVPLPIFYAEDGTAIMTKEVTDHVADLFAQHGSIIWWDWEAKDLLPAGFSHPGSPNGQFTKETDIMDVWFDSGSSWNGVMNQREGLGYPADLYLEGSDQYRGWFNSSLITSVAVNGHAPYKAVLSQGFVLDGKGEKMSKSKGNIISPNDVAKQYGAEILRLWVASVDTDNDVRVSMEILGQVSESYRKIRNTLRFLLANTSDFKKEQAVAYEDLRSVDQYMMVKFNQLVATITKAYENYRFMDVYKAVNNFLTVDLSAFYLDFAKDVVYIEAADNLARRQMQTVFYDILVKITKLLTPILPHTSEEIWSYLEDEAEEFVQLAEMPQARSFANQDSLLEAWDAFMTFRTQAQKALEEARNAKLIGKSLEAHLTVYASPEVAADLAALNSDLAQLLIVSELTISQEEAPADALRFEGVAFKVEHAAGQVCDRCRRTDVTVKERSYGVTICDHCADIVENNFPQAVAQGFEVKAK, from the coding sequence ATGAAATTAAAAGAGACTTTGAATCTTGGGAAAACGGCATTTCCAATGCGGGCTGGACTTCCCAACAAAGAACCCAAGTGGCAAGCGGCTTGGGAGGAAGCAGATATTTATGGCAAGCGTCAAGAATTGAATGCTAAAAAACCTGCCTTCTTCTTACATGATGGCCCTCCCTATGCAAACGGAAATATCCACGTTGGGCACGCTCTGAATAAAATTTCTAAAGATATTATCATCCGCTCTAAGTCTATGATGGGTTACCGAGCGCCTTATAATCCAGGTTGGGATACCCACGGTCTTCCAATCGAGCAAGTCTTGGCTAAAAAAGGCGTTAAGCGTAAAGAAATTCCTCGGGCTGATTACCTAGAAATGTGTAAGGAATATGCGCTTTCCCAAGTGGATAAACAAAGGGAAGACTTCAAGCGTCTGGGTGTGTCAGCTGATTGGGAAAATCCTTACGTCACCCTGACCCATGACTACGAAGCTGCTCAAATTCGAGTTTTCGGTGCTATGGCTGACAAGGGTTATATCTATCGTGGTGCTAAGCCAGTTTACTGGTCTTGGTCGTCTGAATCTGCCTTGGCAGAAGCTGAAATCGAATACCACAACCTAGTTTCAACCTCTCTTTACTATGCCAATAAGGTTAAGGATGGCAAGAGCATTCTGGACAATGATACCTACATTGTAGTCTGGACGACAACACCATTCACCATTACGGCTTCTCGTGGCTTGACTGTCGGCGCAGACTTCAGCTATGTGAGTGTTCAGGTTGCTGGCGATGATCGCAAATTTGTCGTGGCGGAAGAACTCTTGGACGATTTGGCTGGACGATTTGGTTGGTCTGATTTTAAGGTGCTGGAGCGCTACTCTGGTTCCCAATTAGAATACATCACGACTGAGCACCCTTGGGATAGCCAAGTAGAAGAAGTTGTCATGGTCGGCGACCATGTTACCCTTGATTCTGGTACTGGTATCGTCCATACTGCTCCTGGATTTGGTGAGGATGACTATAATGTCAGCCTCAAATACGGTTTGGAAATCTCTGTCACCGTTGACAGTCGTGGTATCATGACTGAGGAAGCTGGACCTGATTTCCAAGGCCAATTCTACGACAAGGTTCTGCCAACAGTCCTTGAAAAATTGGGGAATTTGCTTCTGGCCAAGGAAGAAATCACCCACTCCTATCCATTTGACTGGCGGACTAAAAAGCCAATCATCTGGCGGGCAGTTCCTCAATGGTTTGCCTCTGTTTCTAAATTCCGTCAAGAAATTTTGGATGAAATTGAAAAAGTTGATTTCTTCCCATCTTGGGGTAAGACACGTCTCTACAATATGATTCGGGACCGTGGCGATTGGGTTATCTCCCGTCAACGGGCCTGGGGTGTACCTCTGCCAATCTTTTATGCAGAAGATGGCACAGCTATCATGACCAAGGAAGTTACCGACCATGTGGCCGATCTCTTTGCCCAGCATGGTTCAATTATCTGGTGGGATTGGGAAGCCAAAGACTTACTTCCTGCAGGCTTCAGCCATCCTGGTTCACCAAATGGCCAATTCACCAAGGAAACCGACATCATGGATGTTTGGTTCGACTCTGGATCTTCTTGGAACGGGGTCATGAATCAAAGAGAAGGTCTGGGCTATCCAGCTGACCTTTATCTGGAAGGTTCTGACCAGTACCGTGGTTGGTTTAACTCTTCCCTTATCACTTCTGTGGCGGTCAACGGTCATGCGCCATACAAGGCAGTCCTTTCTCAAGGATTCGTTCTTGATGGTAAGGGTGAAAAGATGTCTAAGTCCAAGGGCAATATCATTTCGCCAAATGATGTGGCCAAGCAGTACGGGGCAGAAATCCTCCGTCTTTGGGTAGCTTCTGTTGATACCGATAATGATGTGCGGGTTTCCATGGAAATTCTCGGCCAAGTTTCGGAAAGCTATCGGAAGATCCGCAATACCCTGCGTTTCCTTTTGGCCAATACCAGTGACTTCAAGAAGGAGCAAGCCGTCGCCTATGAGGACTTGCGCTCAGTTGACCAGTACATGATGGTTAAGTTCAACCAATTGGTTGCCACTATTACCAAAGCCTATGAAAATTATCGCTTTATGGACGTCTATAAGGCCGTTAACAACTTCTTAACGGTAGATTTATCTGCCTTCTACCTAGACTTTGCCAAGGATGTTGTCTACATTGAAGCAGCCGATAATTTGGCCCGTCGGCAAATGCAAACCGTCTTCTATGATATCTTGGTTAAGATTACCAAACTCTTGACTCCTATTCTTCCTCATACCTCTGAGGAAATCTGGTCCTACCTAGAAGATGAAGCTGAAGAATTTGTTCAGTTGGCTGAGATGCCTCAAGCAAGAAGCTTTGCTAACCAGGATAGCCTGCTAGAAGCTTGGGACGCCTTTATGACTTTCCGAACTCAGGCACAAAAGGCTCTAGAAGAAGCTCGTAACGCCAAGCTTATTGGTAAGTCACTAGAAGCGCACTTGACGGTCTACGCCAGCCCAGAAGTAGCTGCGGACTTGGCAGCACTCAATAGCGACCTGGCTCAATTGCTGATTGTTTCAGAACTGACGATTTCCCAAGAAGAAGCACCCGCAGATGCCCTTCGCTTTGAAGGTGTGGCCTTTAAGGTTGAGCATGCTGCTGGTCAGGTTTGTGATCGTTGTCGCCGGACTGATGTTACGGTCAAGGAACGCTCTTACGGCGTCACCATCTGTGACCACTGTGCGGATATTGTCGAAAACAATTTCCCTCAAGCCGTTGCTCAAGGCTTTGAAGTCAAGGCTAAATAA
- a CDS encoding cell division protein SepF has protein sequence MALRDSFEKIVSYFDTDDANEVEETQAPEPAVQGPRPVRQPQQQSSQPQRPQRQKQEMTPQSSRPQRPQTSQQRPQSASQNRASQENATRPSSRPADVSIPSGSAGTTIALKFPRKYEDAQEIVDLLIKHECVLIDFQYMLEAQARRCLDFIDGASRVLYGSLQKVGSSMYLLTPKDVVVDMEEMNLSNANQEVSFDYDMKRR, from the coding sequence ATGGCTTTAAGAGACAGTTTTGAGAAAATCGTTTCCTACTTCGATACGGATGATGCGAATGAAGTAGAAGAAACTCAGGCTCCTGAACCAGCTGTTCAAGGACCAAGACCTGTGCGTCAACCCCAACAACAATCATCACAACCTCAACGCCCACAAAGACAAAAACAAGAAATGACACCACAATCATCTCGGCCACAAAGACCTCAAACATCCCAACAACGTCCGCAATCAGCTAGCCAAAATCGTGCCAGTCAAGAAAATGCAACACGACCAAGTTCCCGTCCTGCGGATGTATCAATTCCATCAGGTTCTGCTGGGACAACCATCGCCCTTAAGTTTCCTCGCAAGTATGAGGATGCCCAGGAAATTGTTGACTTGCTCATCAAACACGAATGTGTCCTGATTGACTTTCAATATATGTTGGAAGCGCAAGCCCGTCGTTGCTTGGACTTTATTGATGGCGCTAGCCGTGTACTTTACGGAAGTCTGCAAAAGGTCGGCTCTTCTATGTATCTTCTGACCCCTAAGGATGTTGTCGTAGATATGGAAGAAATGAACCTATCAAATGCAAACCAAGAGGTTTCATTTGATTATGATATGAAACGTCGCTAA
- a CDS encoding YggT family protein, with translation MSVFIILVLHNLIRILSLILVLYALISWFPGARDSDFGRLLETLVQPLVSPFRRFNLQIGGLDFTLVLVLFLLQFLDKLLFYL, from the coding sequence ATGTCTGTTTTTATCATACTAGTTCTTCATAACCTCATCCGAATTCTCAGTCTCATCTTGGTTCTTTATGCACTTATATCTTGGTTCCCAGGAGCTAGAGACTCTGACTTCGGCCGACTGCTAGAGACTCTGGTTCAGCCCCTTGTCTCCCCTTTTCGTCGCTTCAACCTTCAAATAGGGGGACTTGACTTTACCTTGGTGCTTGTCCTATTTCTCCTGCAGTTTTTGGATAAACTTCTCTTTTACCTTTAA
- a CDS encoding YggS family pyridoxal phosphate-dependent enzyme → MMDLRKNKDFVYEQVAQAASQAGRQVSDISIVAVTKYVDSHIAEQLVDLGVKHIGENRVDKFLDKYQALKGKDVTWHLIGSLQRRKVKDIINYVDYFHALDSVKLAAEIQKRADHTIKCFLQVNVSGEESKHGFAPEQVNEALEELASFDKLEIVGLMTMAPIDADEQELDEIFRQTNALRQELKERKIKNMPFDDLSMGMSRDFPIAISNGSTFVRIGTSFFKE, encoded by the coding sequence ATGATGGATTTGCGTAAGAATAAAGATTTCGTCTATGAGCAGGTCGCCCAGGCTGCTTCACAAGCAGGTCGCCAGGTGTCTGATATTTCAATTGTGGCTGTCACCAAATATGTTGACAGCCATATAGCCGAGCAATTGGTAGACCTAGGGGTCAAACACATTGGTGAGAACCGTGTGGATAAATTTCTGGATAAATACCAAGCCTTAAAGGGTAAAGATGTCACTTGGCATTTGATCGGAAGCCTTCAAAGGCGTAAGGTCAAGGATATTATCAACTACGTTGATTATTTCCATGCCTTAGACTCTGTGAAATTGGCGGCAGAAATTCAGAAGCGAGCTGATCATACCATCAAGTGTTTCCTCCAGGTCAATGTCTCTGGGGAGGAGAGCAAACATGGTTTCGCTCCAGAGCAAGTTAATGAGGCTCTTGAGGAGCTGGCTAGCTTTGACAAGCTAGAAATTGTTGGGCTTATGACCATGGCTCCCATTGATGCTGATGAGCAAGAATTGGATGAAATTTTTAGACAAACCAATGCATTGAGACAAGAACTCAAAGAGAGAAAGATAAAGAATATGCCTTTCGATGATTTAAGCATGGGGATGAGCAGGGACTTTCCAATTGCCATCTCAAATGGCTCGACATTTGTTCGAATCGGAACATCATTCTTTAAAGAATAG
- a CDS encoding RNA-binding protein: MGEIDIYQHFRKEERTFIDKMTDLAKRVQDNYVYQVTDFLDPRQVKIAKSVLGQMGLTYYLSTDFLKTEYAKIILAPDYYELELDDFEIALLEISYNPKFNHLTHSQIMGSFINKLGLERSVFGDIILADNRAQILVKDSMVAYFSSVNKIGRAAVKITKVPWSHLLESVNHAKEVDILVSSMRLDKVIASSFKLSRSLASKLVEHEKVKLNYGLLTRPAELLELGDLVSVRGYGRFEVFRDNGLSKNKKHKLTIRKYAKK; this comes from the coding sequence ATGGGCGAGATTGATATTTATCAGCACTTCCGCAAGGAAGAAAGAACCTTTATTGATAAGATGACTGATTTGGCCAAGAGGGTCCAAGATAACTATGTTTATCAGGTCACCGACTTTCTTGATCCAAGGCAGGTTAAAATTGCCAAGAGTGTCTTGGGGCAGATGGGACTGACCTATTATCTGTCTACTGATTTTTTAAAGACCGAGTATGCGAAAATTATCCTAGCTCCAGATTATTATGAGCTGGAGCTTGATGATTTTGAAATAGCCCTCTTGGAAATCAGCTACAATCCTAAATTCAACCACCTGACTCACTCCCAAATCATGGGGAGTTTCATCAATAAGCTGGGGCTGGAGCGGTCTGTCTTTGGGGATATTATTCTAGCTGACAATCGGGCGCAGATTCTGGTAAAGGATTCCATGGTTGCCTACTTTAGTTCGGTCAATAAAATTGGCCGAGCTGCTGTAAAAATTACCAAGGTTCCTTGGAGTCACTTGCTTGAGTCGGTGAATCATGCTAAAGAGGTTGATATACTTGTTTCTAGTATGCGACTGGATAAGGTCATAGCTTCGAGTTTCAAACTTTCTAGAAGCCTAGCAAGTAAGCTAGTTGAGCATGAGAAAGTCAAGCTCAATTATGGCCTGCTAACCAGGCCAGCAGAACTGCTGGAGTTGGGGGATTTGGTGAGCGTTCGAGGTTATGGTCGCTTTGAAGTCTTTCGGGACAATGGCCTATCTAAGAACAAAAAGCACAAATTGACCATAAGAAAGTACGCAAAAAAATAA
- the ftsZ gene encoding cell division protein FtsZ: MAFSFDAASVQGAVIKVIGVGGGGGNAINRMIEEGVAGVEFIAANTDIQALSSSKAETVIQLGPKLTRGLGAGGQPEVGRKAAEESEEDLNEALQGADMVFITAGMGGGSGTGAAPVIARIAKGLGALTVAVVTRPFGFEGNKRGTFAVEGINELREQVDTLLIISNNNLLEIVDKKTPLLEALSEADNVLRQGVQGITDLITSPGLINLDFADVKTVMANKGNALMGIGIGSGEERIIEAARKAIYSPLLETTIDGAEDVIVNVTGGLDMTLTEAEEASEIVSQAAGQGVNIWLGTAIDESMKDEIRVTVVATGVRPEKFERVSGVSSQRSFKQAGPAKDQVAPSNGSFERRPNNFEFDMAEHREMPQATPRQAQPSQQTSAFGDWDLRRDNISRPTENQLDSQLDVSSFSTSDVDTGDDELETPPFFKNR; encoded by the coding sequence ATGGCATTTTCATTCGATGCTGCATCTGTCCAGGGTGCAGTTATTAAAGTTATCGGTGTCGGTGGTGGCGGAGGTAACGCTATTAACCGCATGATTGAAGAAGGCGTTGCAGGAGTTGAATTCATCGCTGCAAATACAGATATTCAAGCCCTGAGTTCATCAAAGGCTGAGACAGTTATCCAACTCGGCCCTAAATTGACTCGCGGTCTTGGTGCTGGAGGTCAACCTGAGGTTGGTCGTAAGGCTGCTGAAGAAAGTGAAGAAGATTTAAACGAAGCTCTTCAAGGGGCAGACATGGTCTTCATCACAGCTGGTATGGGCGGTGGCTCTGGTACAGGAGCCGCTCCTGTTATCGCTCGGATTGCTAAAGGATTGGGTGCTCTTACCGTTGCGGTCGTAACTCGTCCATTTGGTTTTGAAGGCAACAAGCGTGGTACCTTTGCGGTTGAAGGCATCAATGAACTCCGTGAGCAAGTTGATACCCTCTTGATTATCTCTAACAATAACCTTTTGGAAATTGTTGATAAGAAGACTCCTCTTCTGGAAGCCCTCAGTGAAGCAGATAACGTTCTTCGTCAAGGGGTTCAAGGGATTACCGACTTAATTACCAGCCCAGGCCTGATTAACCTAGACTTTGCCGATGTTAAGACCGTTATGGCCAACAAGGGTAACGCCCTGATGGGTATCGGTATCGGTTCTGGTGAAGAACGGATTATTGAAGCAGCCCGCAAGGCTATCTACTCACCACTCCTGGAAACAACTATTGATGGTGCTGAGGATGTCATCGTCAATGTTACCGGTGGTTTGGATATGACCTTGACTGAAGCCGAAGAAGCTTCTGAAATTGTCAGTCAAGCAGCTGGCCAAGGTGTTAACATCTGGCTGGGTACTGCTATTGATGAAAGCATGAAGGATGAAATCCGCGTGACAGTTGTTGCCACGGGTGTTCGTCCTGAAAAATTTGAACGTGTTTCAGGCGTTTCATCACAAAGAAGTTTCAAACAAGCTGGTCCCGCTAAGGATCAGGTTGCTCCTAGCAATGGTAGCTTTGAGCGTCGTCCAAATAATTTTGAGTTCGACATGGCTGAGCATCGTGAAATGCCTCAGGCAACACCACGCCAAGCTCAACCTAGCCAACAAACCTCTGCTTTTGGTGATTGGGACCTTCGTCGTGATAACATCAGTCGACCAACAGAAAATCAATTGGATAGCCAATTAGATGTTTCTTCTTTCTCAACTTCTGATGTGGATACCGGTGATGATGAACTTGAAACACCACCATTCTTTAAGAATCGTTAA
- a CDS encoding DivIVA domain-containing protein has protein sequence MALTALDIKNKTFHTKFRGYNEREVDAFLDDLVDDFEDLSRKNKDLEAKIKTLEEKLVYFDEMKESLSQSVILAQETAEKVKFSANTQATNLLSKANYDANQLIDEAKARANKILRDSTDEAKAVAIETEALKRQSRVFHQRLLSTIEGQLNMINSQEWNELLQPTAVYLQNSDEAFKEVVGKVLDDNQVLTSAGATPAVEPESTDDATRQFTESEMAELQRRVEESNRILEETQKLDLGEISAAIDAAADSTAQVDPAITIQDTSEMSATELAGGEAQTFKLNIQD, from the coding sequence ATGGCACTAACAGCACTCGATATTAAAAACAAAACTTTTCACACAAAATTCCGCGGTTACAATGAACGCGAAGTTGATGCATTCCTTGATGATCTTGTAGATGATTTTGAAGATCTTTCTCGTAAGAATAAGGACTTAGAAGCAAAGATTAAAACCCTTGAGGAAAAACTGGTTTACTTCGATGAAATGAAGGAATCCCTCAGTCAATCAGTTATCTTGGCTCAAGAAACAGCCGAAAAGGTTAAATTCTCAGCTAATACGCAGGCGACTAACCTGCTCAGCAAGGCCAACTATGATGCTAACCAATTGATTGATGAAGCCAAGGCTCGCGCTAATAAGATTCTGCGTGACTCTACAGACGAAGCGAAGGCAGTGGCTATCGAAACTGAAGCTCTCAAGCGTCAAAGTCGGGTCTTCCATCAACGCTTGCTCAGTACCATTGAAGGCCAGTTGAATATGATTAATTCACAAGAGTGGAATGAGCTCTTGCAACCAACGGCTGTCTACTTACAAAATTCTGACGAAGCCTTCAAGGAAGTTGTCGGAAAAGTTTTGGATGATAATCAAGTACTGACTAGTGCCGGAGCTACTCCTGCAGTTGAACCTGAGTCTACTGATGATGCTACTCGCCAATTTACTGAGTCTGAGATGGCAGAATTACAACGCCGTGTCGAAGAAAGCAACCGCATTCTTGAAGAGACCCAAAAGCTTGACTTGGGTGAAATCTCTGCAGCTATTGATGCTGCAGCAGATAGCACGGCTCAGGTTGACCCTGCAATAACCATTCAGGATACTTCAGAAATGTCAGCAACTGAATTGGCTGGCGGTGAAGCCCAAACCTTCAAATTGAATATTCAAGACTAG
- a CDS encoding DUF1827 family protein: MRLINTTSSHPSLVRNQLRNTDAELVEVYSAGNSDVVFSKAPGHYELLISNRHRAIKDSEIETIREFFFKRKIDPDIIIPDKIKSSHTEKLIEISIPTSA; encoded by the coding sequence ATGAGACTAATAAACACAACGAGCAGCCACCCGTCGCTTGTTCGTAATCAGCTGCGCAATACCGATGCTGAATTAGTTGAAGTTTATTCTGCTGGTAACAGCGATGTCGTCTTTTCTAAAGCACCTGGTCACTATGAGCTCCTGATTTCGAATCGGCACCGGGCCATCAAGGATAGCGAAATAGAAACCATTCGCGAATTCTTTTTCAAAAGGAAAATTGATCCTGATATTATTATCCCTGATAAAATCAAATCAAGTCACACAGAAAAGTTGATTGAAATCTCAATTCCAACAAGTGCATAA
- a CDS encoding NUDIX hydrolase, with product MTTPTFGQKEAGKDYVARYGVYAVIPNPEQTKIILVQAPNGAWFLPGGEIEAGEDQLSALERELIEELGFKAELGEYYGQADEYFYSSHRDTYFYNPAYIYEATRYTAVDKPLEDFNNLAWFPIDQALEKLKRGSHKWGIEKWKKSHNFF from the coding sequence ATGACCACTCCTACATTTGGCCAAAAAGAGGCAGGCAAGGACTATGTCGCCCGCTATGGGGTCTATGCCGTTATCCCTAATCCAGAGCAGACAAAAATCATCTTGGTTCAGGCACCAAACGGAGCCTGGTTCTTGCCGGGTGGTGAAATTGAAGCTGGTGAGGACCAGCTGTCTGCTCTAGAACGTGAACTGATTGAAGAGCTGGGCTTCAAGGCAGAGCTGGGTGAGTATTACGGTCAGGCCGATGAGTACTTTTATTCCAGCCACCGCGACACCTACTTCTACAATCCTGCCTATATTTACGAAGCAACCCGCTACACTGCCGTTGATAAACCTCTAGAAGATTTCAACAATCTAGCCTGGTTCCCTATTGACCAGGCTCTAGAAAAGCTAAAAAGAGGTAGCCACAAGTGGGGCATTGAGAAATGGAAAAAATCTCACAATTTTTTCTAA
- a CDS encoding ATP-dependent Clp protease ATP-binding subunit, whose protein sequence is MLCQNCKLNDASIHLYTNVNGQQKQIDLCQNCYRIMKADPENILNSNLTSQNPQSHQNQSMDSFFDDFFGDLNNFRAFNPDLPNSPQSQAGRNGGDGGNRGGNNGGGNQGRRPQAQPQQAQGILDEFGINITDMARRGDIDPVIGRDQEIVRVIEILNRRTKNNPVLIGEPGVGKTAVVEGLAQKIVDGSVPQKLQSKQVIRLDVVSLVQGTGIRGQFEERMQRLMEEIRQRQDVILFIDEIHEIVGAGGTSDGSMDAGNILKPALARGDLQLVGATTLNEYRIIEKDAALERRMQPVKVDEPSVEETITILHGIQAKYQDYHHVKYTDEAIEAAALLSNRYIQDRFLPDKAIDLLDEAGSKMNLTLNFVDPKEIDQRLVEAENLKAQATREEDFEKAAYFRDQIAKYKEMQSQQLDEQDIPVITEKHIEAIVEEKTNIPVGDLKEKEQSQLVNLADDLKSRVIGQDDAVDKIAKAIRRNRVGLGAPNRPIGSFLFVGPTGVGKTELSKQLAIELFGSADSMIRFDMSEYMEKHAVAKLVGAPPGYVGYEEAGQLTEKVRRNPYSLILLDEVEKAHPDVMHMFLQVLDDGRLTDGQGRTVSFKDTIIIMTSNAGTGKSEASVGFGAAREGRTNSVLGELSNFFSPEFMNRFDGIIEFKALSKDNLLHIVDLMLDDVNKRLSSNDLHLEVTDKVKEKLVDLGYDPKMGARPLRRTIQDHIEDAITDFYLENPSEKNFKAVMTSNGKISIKAAKVSQATQEEKSLKE, encoded by the coding sequence ATGTTATGTCAAAATTGTAAGCTCAATGATGCGAGCATACATCTCTATACAAATGTCAACGGCCAGCAAAAGCAGATTGATCTCTGTCAAAACTGCTACCGGATTATGAAGGCTGATCCAGAAAATATTCTCAACAGTAATTTAACCAGCCAAAATCCTCAAAGCCATCAAAACCAATCCATGGATTCATTCTTTGACGATTTCTTCGGAGATCTCAATAATTTCCGTGCCTTTAACCCAGACCTACCAAATTCTCCCCAATCACAGGCGGGACGCAATGGTGGCGATGGTGGTAACCGAGGCGGTAATAACGGCGGTGGCAATCAGGGCCGCAGACCGCAAGCTCAGCCCCAACAAGCCCAAGGTATCTTGGATGAATTTGGAATCAACATCACTGATATGGCCCGTAGGGGCGACATTGACCCTGTAATCGGCCGTGACCAAGAGATCGTCCGAGTTATTGAAATTCTCAATCGTCGGACCAAGAACAATCCTGTTCTCATCGGTGAGCCAGGTGTCGGTAAAACGGCTGTTGTTGAGGGCCTTGCCCAAAAGATTGTCGATGGCAGTGTTCCGCAAAAATTGCAGAGTAAGCAAGTCATCCGTTTAGATGTGGTCAGCCTAGTTCAAGGAACTGGTATCCGCGGTCAATTTGAGGAACGGATGCAAAGGTTGATGGAAGAAATCCGTCAGCGCCAGGATGTCATCCTCTTCATCGACGAAATCCATGAAATCGTCGGTGCCGGTGGTACGTCTGACGGTAGCATGGATGCTGGTAATATCCTCAAGCCAGCCCTAGCTCGTGGCGACCTACAGCTGGTTGGTGCCACCACCCTCAATGAATATCGCATTATCGAAAAGGACGCTGCCCTGGAAAGACGGATGCAGCCTGTCAAGGTGGATGAACCTTCCGTTGAAGAAACCATCACCATCCTCCATGGTATCCAAGCCAAGTATCAGGACTACCATCATGTTAAGTATACTGATGAGGCAATTGAAGCTGCGGCTCTTCTCTCCAATCGCTATATCCAGGACCGCTTCTTGCCTGATAAGGCCATTGACCTTTTGGATGAGGCCGGTTCCAAGATGAACCTGACACTCAATTTCGTTGATCCTAAGGAAATTGACCAACGCTTGGTCGAGGCTGAGAATCTCAAGGCTCAAGCCACTCGTGAAGAAGACTTTGAGAAGGCCGCCTACTTCCGCGATCAGATTGCCAAGTACAAGGAAATGCAGTCCCAGCAACTGGATGAGCAAGATATTCCTGTCATCACCGAAAAGCATATTGAGGCTATCGTTGAAGAAAAGACCAATATCCCAGTCGGTGATTTGAAAGAAAAAGAACAGTCCCAACTGGTTAATCTGGCAGACGATCTTAAGTCTCGGGTTATTGGCCAAGATGACGCTGTTGATAAGATTGCCAAGGCTATTCGTCGTAATCGTGTCGGACTCGGTGCCCCAAATCGGCCAATTGGAAGCTTCCTCTTCGTTGGACCAACTGGTGTCGGTAAGACCGAGCTGTCCAAGCAACTAGCTATTGAGCTCTTCGGATCAGCTGACAGCATGATTCGCTTTGATATGTCCGAATACATGGAAAAACATGCCGTGGCTAAATTGGTCGGAGCCCCTCCAGGTTATGTTGGTTATGAAGAGGCTGGTCAGTTAACCGAAAAGGTTCGCCGCAACCCCTACTCCCTTATCCTGTTGGATGAAGTTGAAAAGGCCCATCCCGATGTCATGCACATGTTCCTGCAAGTTCTCGACGATGGTCGTTTGACCGATGGCCAAGGTCGGACCGTTAGCTTCAAAGACACCATCATCATTATGACTTCAAACGCCGGTACCGGTAAATCTGAAGCTTCTGTCGGTTTTGGAGCTGCCCGCGAAGGTCGGACCAATTCCGTCCTTGGAGAATTGAGCAACTTCTTTAGCCCAGAATTCATGAACCGTTTCGATGGTATTATTGAATTCAAGGCTCTGAGTAAGGACAACCTTCTCCATATCGTCGACCTCATGTTGGACGATGTCAACAAACGCTTGTCCAGCAATGACCTTCATTTGGAAGTTACCGACAAGGTCAAGGAAAAATTGGTTGACCTCGGCTATGATCCTAAGATGGGAGCTAGACCTCTACGTCGGACCATCCAAGACCATATCGAAGATGCCATTACCGACTTCTACCTAGAAAATCCTAGTGAAAAGAACTTCAAGGCCGTCATGACCTCCAACGGTAAGATTAGCATCAAGGCTGCTAAAGTCAGCCAAGCTACCCAAGAGGAAAAGTCCCTTAAAGAATAG